From Haloglomus litoreum, the proteins below share one genomic window:
- a CDS encoding enoyl-CoA hydratase/isomerase family protein: MTAPDFDAETVSLDWNDAGTVATLTVDRPDKLNALDETTLRAIPDALDAARDDARALVVTGAGEKAFVAGADIAHMSQLGVAEAYDYCQLGHAVMDAVEAFPVPVVAAVNGYAFGGGCELALAADIRVASENALVGQTEIDLGIVPGWGGTQRLARLVPDETARRMVFLGERLDAEACLDAGLVGEVVPHEECVEHAQGLAGRIAAKPRFALQGAKEALNQVHESPQSAGLEYEKRVWSGLFGTHDQQEGMEAFLEDRDPEFE; encoded by the coding sequence ATGACCGCTCCCGACTTCGATGCGGAGACCGTCTCCCTTGACTGGAACGACGCCGGCACCGTCGCGACGCTGACGGTGGACCGGCCGGACAAGCTGAACGCGCTCGACGAGACGACGCTCCGGGCCATCCCCGACGCGCTCGACGCCGCACGCGACGACGCCCGAGCGCTGGTGGTGACCGGTGCCGGCGAGAAGGCGTTCGTCGCGGGCGCCGACATCGCCCACATGTCCCAGCTCGGCGTGGCCGAGGCGTACGACTACTGCCAGCTCGGGCACGCCGTGATGGACGCCGTCGAGGCGTTCCCCGTCCCGGTGGTGGCGGCCGTGAACGGGTACGCGTTCGGCGGCGGCTGCGAACTGGCGCTCGCCGCGGACATCCGTGTCGCGAGCGAGAACGCGCTCGTCGGCCAGACGGAGATCGACCTCGGCATCGTCCCCGGCTGGGGCGGGACCCAGCGCCTCGCGCGCCTCGTCCCCGACGAGACGGCCCGCCGGATGGTGTTCCTCGGCGAGCGACTCGACGCCGAGGCCTGCCTCGACGCGGGGCTCGTGGGCGAGGTGGTCCCGCACGAGGAGTGCGTCGAGCACGCGCAGGGGCTGGCCGGGCGCATCGCCGCGAAACCGCGGTTCGCGCTGCAGGGCGCGAAGGAGGCGCTCAACCAGGTCCACGAGAGCCCGCAGTCCGCCGGGCTGGAGTACGAGAAGCGCGTCTGGAGCGGTCTCTTCGGCACGCACGACCAGCAGGAGGGGATGGAGGCGTTCCTCGAGGACCGCGACCCAGAGTTCGAGTGA
- a CDS encoding YccF domain-containing protein, which produces MAPNIVLRAAWFLLVGWWLTPVVLFIAWLLHVPIVTIPLGIKLVNQTPRVLTLKPPSEVSGLRDPDAADPSSQYPLLVRAVWFVFVGSWLSLTWVGVAALFAVTIVGLPVAIWLLNRLPFVLSLYRY; this is translated from the coding sequence ATGGCCCCCAACATCGTCCTCCGGGCGGCGTGGTTCCTGCTCGTGGGCTGGTGGCTCACGCCCGTCGTCCTGTTCATCGCGTGGCTGCTGCACGTCCCCATCGTGACCATCCCGCTGGGTATCAAGCTCGTCAACCAGACCCCGCGCGTGCTGACGCTCAAACCGCCCAGCGAGGTGAGCGGGCTGCGGGACCCGGACGCTGCGGACCCGTCCAGTCAGTACCCGCTGCTGGTGCGGGCGGTGTGGTTCGTCTTCGTCGGGTCGTGGCTCTCGCTGACATGGGTCGGCGTCGCCGCGCTGTTCGCCGTCACCATCGTCGGCCTGCCGGTCGCCATCTGGCTGCTGAACCGGCTGCCGTTCGTGCTGTCGCTGTACCGGTACTGA
- a CDS encoding RuBisCO large subunit C-terminal-like domain-containing protein, which produces MTDYIDVTYSVELTADPDIRAQDSMPDDLLEMGEIIAQEQSVGGYDKPFHRDFDVEPYRARATPNPSTGSVTVRFPTDNIAPEPAHLLNYVAGDVFGSKYVEHIRVTDISFPKPFVDRFPGPRFGQAGIRERVDREGPLLGMILKPSLGLTPERIGDLVRAAAQPGAHLDDEPDDLGGVDIVKEDEKLTDPDYCAFEDRLDEVVAALRDVPEPPLYVLNVTAREDAFREYVAGHDLEDVLDRFVLLVTVISHGFGRMQTLAEDDTLGLPTYAHRAGHAALTRTAHGIEMRVLEQLSRLAGADFAHCGAIAGNHRRDRAEVVTNRRVLDTTTPPWDGLEPCLPVVSGGVDPTNIKENMEAVGERDHQEQLVFMIGSGIYGHSGGTLPGIAAGVRANREAIDAAREGLGHGDIETRVHHDYPHMEAWLEADRED; this is translated from the coding sequence ATGACCGACTACATCGACGTGACCTACAGCGTCGAACTCACGGCGGACCCCGACATCCGCGCGCAGGACAGCATGCCCGACGACCTGCTGGAGATGGGTGAGATCATCGCCCAGGAGCAGTCCGTCGGCGGCTACGACAAGCCCTTCCATCGGGACTTCGACGTCGAGCCCTACCGGGCGCGAGCCACACCGAACCCCTCGACCGGGTCGGTCACGGTCCGGTTCCCCACCGACAACATCGCCCCGGAGCCGGCGCACCTGCTGAACTACGTCGCCGGCGACGTGTTCGGCTCGAAGTACGTCGAGCACATCCGCGTCACGGACATCAGCTTCCCGAAGCCGTTCGTCGACCGGTTCCCCGGTCCGCGGTTCGGGCAGGCCGGCATCCGTGAGCGGGTCGACCGGGAGGGGCCGCTGCTGGGGATGATCCTGAAGCCGTCGCTGGGGCTCACGCCCGAACGCATCGGGGACCTCGTGCGGGCGGCGGCGCAACCGGGCGCCCACCTCGACGACGAACCGGACGACCTCGGCGGCGTCGACATCGTGAAGGAGGACGAGAAGCTGACGGACCCCGACTACTGCGCGTTCGAGGACCGGCTGGACGAGGTGGTCGCGGCCCTGCGCGACGTCCCGGAGCCGCCGCTGTACGTGCTCAACGTCACCGCCCGCGAGGACGCCTTCCGCGAGTACGTCGCGGGCCACGACCTCGAGGACGTGCTTGACCGCTTCGTCCTGCTGGTGACGGTCATCTCCCACGGGTTCGGCCGGATGCAGACCCTCGCCGAGGACGACACCCTCGGCCTCCCGACGTACGCCCACCGCGCGGGGCACGCGGCGCTCACCCGGACGGCCCACGGCATCGAGATGCGCGTCCTCGAGCAGCTCTCGCGGCTCGCTGGCGCCGACTTCGCCCACTGCGGCGCCATCGCCGGCAACCACCGCCGCGACCGCGCCGAGGTGGTGACGAACCGGCGCGTCCTCGACACCACCACGCCGCCCTGGGACGGTCTCGAACCCTGCCTCCCGGTGGTCTCGGGCGGCGTCGACCCGACGAACATCAAGGAGAACATGGAGGCGGTCGGCGAGCGCGACCACCAGGAGCAGCTCGTGTTCATGATCGGCTCGGGCATCTACGGCCACAGCGGCGGCACGCTCCCCGGTATCGCCGCCGGCGTCCGCGCCAACCGCGAGGCCATCGACGCCGCCCGGGAGGGCCTCGGCCACGGCGACATCGAGACGCGGGTCCACCACGACTACCCCCACATGGAGGCGTGGCTGGAGGCCGACCGCGAGGACTGA
- a CDS encoding PaaI family thioesterase, which translates to MDADDAWVPYYDLLGIDITAIEDGYAAARMELTDEHSAAPGTRVAHGGAVASLADSVGYWAVSSANDMALTPTVDLRLDYLAPGTDDLRAEAEVVRNGDSVGSVDVLVEREGDDETVALGRGTFKTGGSDTRGAWGGE; encoded by the coding sequence ATGGACGCCGACGACGCGTGGGTTCCCTACTACGACCTGCTCGGGATCGACATCACTGCGATCGAGGATGGCTACGCCGCCGCGCGGATGGAACTGACCGACGAGCACAGCGCCGCCCCCGGAACGCGGGTCGCGCACGGCGGCGCGGTCGCGTCGCTTGCGGACTCGGTCGGCTACTGGGCCGTCAGCAGCGCGAACGATATGGCGCTCACGCCGACCGTCGACCTCAGGCTGGACTACCTCGCGCCGGGCACCGACGACCTCCGGGCGGAGGCCGAGGTGGTCCGGAACGGGGACAGCGTCGGCTCCGTGGACGTACTGGTCGAGCGAGAAGGTGACGACGAGACGGTCGCGCTCGGTCGAGGGACGTTCAAGACCGGTGGCAGCGATACCAGAGGGGCGTGGGGCGGGGAGTGA
- a CDS encoding alpha/beta hydrolase, with protein MPDEPHPQAKALLEQLDAQNAPPTYGVTPDVAREQFRRLTAEMAPTEVGDIADFAIEGPEGPIPIRAYVPEGEGPFPVLVYYHGGGWVIGGLDEYENVTSALCARAEAVVLSVDYRLAPEHPFPAQLEDAYAALEWASEFAADVSGDPERVAVGGDSAGGNLAAAVSLLSRDRGGPDIAHQSLIYPAVASPVIHDFDSYEENAEGYFLERRSIEWFYEKWLPSELHARNEYAAPLLARDLAGLPSATVVTAGFDPLRDEGVAYADRLAEAGVDVEHQHYDDMIHGFASMTELLDTARAAVDVVADEVADALRGDA; from the coding sequence ATGCCCGACGAGCCACACCCGCAGGCGAAGGCACTCCTCGAACAGCTCGACGCACAGAACGCGCCGCCGACGTACGGCGTCACGCCTGATGTGGCGCGCGAGCAGTTCCGGCGGCTGACGGCAGAGATGGCGCCGACCGAGGTCGGTGACATCGCGGACTTCGCCATCGAGGGCCCCGAGGGCCCCATCCCCATCCGGGCGTACGTACCCGAGGGCGAGGGGCCGTTCCCCGTCCTCGTCTACTACCACGGTGGCGGCTGGGTGATCGGCGGCCTCGACGAGTACGAGAACGTCACGTCGGCGCTGTGTGCCCGCGCGGAGGCCGTCGTCCTCTCGGTGGACTACCGGCTCGCGCCCGAACACCCGTTCCCGGCGCAACTCGAGGACGCCTACGCGGCGCTGGAGTGGGCCAGCGAGTTCGCCGCCGACGTCTCCGGCGACCCCGAGCGCGTGGCCGTCGGCGGCGACAGCGCCGGCGGGAACCTCGCGGCCGCCGTGTCGCTCCTGTCGCGGGACCGCGGCGGGCCCGACATCGCCCACCAGTCGCTCATCTACCCGGCCGTGGCCTCGCCGGTCATCCACGACTTCGACTCCTACGAGGAGAACGCCGAGGGCTACTTCCTCGAGCGCCGGAGCATCGAGTGGTTCTACGAGAAGTGGCTGCCGAGCGAGCTCCACGCGCGCAACGAGTACGCGGCGCCCCTGCTCGCGCGCGACCTCGCCGGGCTCCCGTCGGCGACGGTCGTGACGGCGGGCTTCGACCCGCTGCGCGACGAGGGGGTCGCGTACGCCGACCGGCTCGCCGAGGCCGGCGTCGATGTCGAGCACCAGCACTACGACGACATGATCCACGGGTTCGCCAGCATGACGGAGCTGCTGGACACTGCCCGGGCGGCCGTCGACGTGGTGGCCGACGAGGTCGCCGACGCGCTACGCGGGGACGCGTAG
- a CDS encoding MFS transporter yields the protein MGIGTATARLRGGGRGWVLLTIAVGWVFVLGGRFLVPAVLPQVTGTFAVGNTGGGIAVTVIWGTYALMQSPAGILVDRLGERRLLTGSLLLSAGSVVVLGVAPAYLAFLGGCAAFGFATGLYGPGRGTALARTFPDDDGTAIGVTLAAGSVGSAVLPFLAGALVGSVSWRYVVAGLAPPLLVAAAFAWRTVPEHDRQHTSSPPPADELVGDVLRAVRRRGVAVAVAAVTLMLFAFQGLSAFYVTYLARSMPQRTAAGLFALLFLGGAVAQLAGGAAADRYGERVVLTVTAAVGAVSVGAVPFVDGVWPLAALSIALGTRLAIAPVSNAYVIAVLPDAVTGTAWGTLRTAFFLLGATGSTVVGAMADRGLFDEAFLLLAAVTAAAAVLYAFLPSREAVGA from the coding sequence ATGGGAATCGGGACAGCGACGGCCCGGCTGCGCGGCGGCGGCCGGGGGTGGGTGCTCCTCACCATCGCTGTCGGGTGGGTGTTCGTCCTCGGCGGGCGCTTCCTGGTCCCCGCGGTCCTCCCCCAGGTGACGGGCACCTTCGCGGTCGGGAACACGGGCGGCGGCATCGCCGTCACGGTCATCTGGGGGACGTACGCCCTGATGCAGTCACCGGCGGGTATCCTGGTCGACCGCCTGGGCGAGCGCCGGCTCCTGACGGGGAGCCTCCTGCTGTCGGCGGGGAGCGTCGTCGTCCTGGGCGTGGCGCCCGCGTACCTCGCGTTCCTCGGTGGGTGTGCGGCGTTCGGGTTCGCGACGGGCCTGTACGGCCCCGGGCGCGGCACCGCGCTCGCGCGGACCTTCCCCGACGACGACGGCACGGCCATCGGCGTCACGCTCGCGGCCGGCTCCGTCGGGTCGGCCGTCCTGCCGTTCCTGGCGGGCGCGCTCGTCGGGAGCGTGAGCTGGCGCTACGTCGTCGCGGGGCTCGCGCCACCGCTGCTCGTGGCGGCCGCCTTCGCCTGGCGGACCGTCCCGGAACACGACCGGCAGCACACGAGCAGCCCGCCGCCGGCCGACGAGCTGGTCGGCGACGTCCTCCGGGCCGTCCGGCGCCGGGGGGTCGCCGTCGCCGTCGCCGCGGTCACGCTGATGCTGTTCGCCTTCCAGGGCCTCTCTGCGTTCTACGTCACCTACCTGGCACGGTCGATGCCCCAGCGGACGGCGGCGGGCCTGTTCGCGCTCCTGTTCCTCGGGGGAGCGGTCGCACAGCTCGCAGGGGGTGCCGCGGCGGACCGCTACGGCGAGCGCGTCGTCCTGACCGTCACGGCCGCCGTCGGCGCCGTCTCGGTCGGGGCGGTCCCGTTCGTCGACGGGGTGTGGCCGCTCGCGGCGCTCTCGATCGCCCTCGGGACGCGGCTGGCCATCGCCCCCGTCTCGAACGCCTACGTCATCGCCGTCCTCCCGGACGCCGTCACGGGAACCGCCTGGGGGACGCTCCGGACGGCGTTCTTCCTGCTGGGCGCGACCGGCTCGACGGTGGTCGGCGCGATGGCCGACCGGGGGCTGTTCGACGAGGCGTTCCTCCTGCTGGCCGCCGTGACGGCCGCCGCGGCGGTGCTGTACGCCTTCCTGCCGTCGCGGGAAGCGGTCGGGGCGTGA